Proteins encoded within one genomic window of Petrotoga sibirica DSM 13575:
- the trpA gene encoding tryptophan synthase subunit alpha, which produces MSKISEVFKSNKALITYVTAGDPSLEATKEIILELNKDGVDIIEVGIPFSDPLADGPIIQKASQKALKNGVTLKKIFETLDEIKEDVTCPLVLMGYYNSILNYGINNFIIDSVNTGISGVIIPDLPFDEEEEFYAKIKENGIDPILLVAPNTSEERLKEISKVCSGFLYCVSIMGVTGDSQAPIEHLKEYSQRVRKYIDIPLAIGFGIDSPEKVKNIIDYFDGIIVGSALIKIIDKNSDDKVKMLKEIKSFIKSLKVW; this is translated from the coding sequence ATGAGCAAAATAAGTGAAGTTTTCAAAAGTAACAAGGCTTTAATCACCTATGTAACAGCCGGAGATCCGAGTTTAGAGGCTACAAAAGAAATTATCTTAGAATTGAACAAAGATGGTGTTGATATTATAGAGGTAGGAATACCTTTTTCTGATCCTTTAGCCGATGGGCCAATAATTCAAAAAGCAAGCCAAAAAGCTTTAAAAAATGGGGTTACACTTAAAAAAATTTTTGAAACTTTGGATGAAATCAAAGAAGATGTTACTTGCCCACTCGTTTTAATGGGTTATTACAACTCAATTCTCAATTATGGTATCAACAATTTTATAATAGACTCAGTAAATACTGGCATCTCTGGGGTAATAATTCCAGATTTGCCTTTTGACGAAGAAGAGGAATTTTACGCAAAAATAAAAGAAAACGGTATCGATCCTATTTTACTGGTTGCTCCAAACACCTCAGAAGAGCGCCTAAAAGAAATATCTAAGGTATGTTCTGGGTTTTTATACTGTGTATCTATTATGGGAGTAACAGGCGATAGCCAAGCACCAATAGAACATTTGAAAGAGTATTCACAAAGAGTGAGAAAGTATATTGATATACCTTTAGCTATCGGTTTTGGGATAGATAGCCCAGAAAAGGTAAAAAATATTATCGATTATTTTGATGGAATAATAGTAGGAAGTGCTCTCATAAAAATAATAGATAAAAACAGCGATGACAAAGTTAAAATGCTTAAAGAAATAAAAAGTTTTATAAAAAGTTTAAAAGTTTGGTAA
- the trpB gene encoding tryptophan synthase subunit beta, which translates to MKKAYFGQYGGRYVPETLIPALEELEEAYEKYSKDPDFIDEYEGWLKDYCGRPTPLYFAERFTEYLKGPKIYLKREDLNHTGAHKINNVLGQVLLAKRMNKKRIIAETGAGQHGVATATAAARFGLECIVYMGAEDIRRQALNVYKMRLLGAKVVPVYSGSQTLKEAINEAIRDWVTNVENTHYVIGSVVGPHPYPKIVRDFQRIIGDEAKIQILEKEGRLPDYIVACVGGGSNAMGIFYPFIEDKDVELIGVEAAGKGLETGQHAASLTAGKVGVLHGSKSYVLQDEDGQIQLAYSISAGLDYPGVGPEHSYLHDEKRTQYVSITDEEALKGFELLTKLEGIIPAFESSHAIAYAMKIAPSLDKDKIMLINLSGRGDKDVDSYRKLNRKVIE; encoded by the coding sequence ATAAAAAAGGCTTATTTTGGTCAATATGGTGGTAGATATGTTCCAGAGACATTGATTCCAGCTCTTGAGGAATTGGAAGAAGCTTATGAAAAATATTCAAAAGATCCTGATTTCATCGATGAATACGAAGGTTGGTTAAAAGATTATTGCGGGAGGCCTACCCCTTTATATTTCGCCGAAAGATTCACCGAATACCTTAAAGGTCCAAAGATATATCTAAAAAGAGAAGATTTAAACCATACTGGGGCACACAAAATAAATAACGTCTTGGGACAAGTGTTACTCGCAAAAAGAATGAATAAAAAAAGAATAATCGCAGAGACCGGTGCAGGCCAGCACGGTGTGGCAACTGCAACCGCCGCCGCAAGATTTGGTTTGGAATGTATAGTCTACATGGGAGCAGAAGATATCAGAAGACAAGCCCTCAACGTATACAAAATGAGGCTGTTGGGAGCAAAAGTAGTGCCTGTATACAGCGGTAGCCAAACTTTAAAGGAAGCCATAAATGAAGCTATTAGAGACTGGGTTACAAACGTTGAAAACACTCATTACGTTATAGGCTCAGTAGTAGGACCACATCCATATCCTAAAATAGTTAGAGATTTCCAAAGGATTATTGGTGATGAAGCTAAAATCCAGATTTTAGAAAAAGAAGGGAGGTTACCAGACTATATAGTTGCATGTGTTGGTGGAGGTAGTAATGCCATGGGGATATTCTATCCTTTCATAGAAGATAAAGATGTTGAATTGATAGGAGTGGAAGCTGCAGGAAAGGGATTAGAGACTGGCCAACACGCTGCTTCTTTGACTGCGGGAAAAGTAGGCGTGCTTCACGGGAGTAAATCTTACGTTTTACAAGATGAAGATGGACAAATTCAACTGGCATATTCCATCTCTGCAGGTTTAGATTATCCTGGTGTGGGGCCTGAACATAGTTACCTACATGATGAAAAAAGAACACAGTATGTATCCATAACAGATGAAGAAGCATTGAAAGGATTCGAACTCTTAACGAAATTGGAGGGAATCATCCCAGCGTTTGAAAGTTCTCATGCAATCGCTTACGCTATGAAAATTGCACCTTCACTCGATAAAGATAAAATCATGCTGATAAATCTTTCTGGAAGAGGAGACAAAGATGTCGATTCTTATAGAAAGCTTAATAGGAAGGTAATAGAATGA
- a CDS encoding phosphoribosylanthranilate isomerase, with the protein MIRVKVCGITNIEDAINISEAGVDALGFILAESPRKVELPKVVEISKKLPPFVSRVAVVANPTIEEIEKIERSKVFDYVQFHGSEDVDLIKKCKLKTIKAIKIENESSLEEISKYSNFVDYFLFDTKIGQKIGGTGQTFNWEILKKVDIKQPFILAGGLGLENVVEAIKIIKPNAVDLNSKVELFPGKKDIRIIKESINKINSIKING; encoded by the coding sequence GTGATTAGGGTAAAAGTTTGTGGAATCACTAACATTGAAGATGCTATTAACATATCCGAAGCCGGGGTAGATGCTTTAGGCTTTATTTTAGCTGAAAGTCCGAGGAAAGTTGAATTACCGAAGGTTGTTGAAATATCTAAAAAGTTACCTCCATTTGTAAGTAGGGTAGCTGTTGTAGCTAATCCAACTATAGAAGAAATAGAAAAAATTGAAAGAAGTAAAGTGTTTGATTACGTTCAATTTCACGGTTCAGAAGATGTAGATCTAATCAAAAAATGCAAGTTAAAAACAATAAAAGCTATTAAAATTGAAAATGAAAGTTCGTTAGAAGAGATCTCCAAATACAGTAATTTTGTCGATTACTTTTTATTCGATACAAAAATTGGGCAAAAGATAGGCGGAACAGGACAAACTTTCAATTGGGAGATTTTAAAAAAGGTAGATATAAAACAACCATTCATCTTAGCGGGTGGTTTAGGCCTAGAAAATGTAGTTGAAGCTATAAAAATAATCAAACCTAATGCTGTTGATCTAAACAGTAAAGTCGAATTGTTTCCAGGTAAAAAAGATATTAGGATAATAAAAGAAAGTATTAACAAAATAAACAGTATAAAAATAAATGGATGA
- the trpC gene encoding indole-3-glycerol phosphate synthase TrpC, whose product MYLEKIVETKKEEVAKLKEKKISLKDSFQKGKLTLIAEIKKASPSKGIISTNFDSQRQLELYIKGGADAISILTDEKYFQGSTAILKRLRRQTNLPILRKDFIIDPIQIYQSLFLGANVILLIASILSKKEISDFLRISKDIGLETIVEIHNQQELIKVLDTETEILGINNRDLNDFSVNLRNTEKLLEELEKLDKRKDFYVISESGIKEKSDVDYLRSLGVDGVLIGEALMKENDPVSKIGEFFPEKGVIYSD is encoded by the coding sequence ATGTACTTAGAAAAAATAGTAGAAACAAAAAAGGAAGAAGTAGCAAAGCTAAAAGAAAAGAAAATATCCTTAAAAGATTCCTTCCAAAAAGGAAAATTAACTCTAATAGCCGAAATCAAAAAAGCTTCTCCAAGTAAAGGGATTATTTCAACTAATTTTGATTCGCAAAGGCAATTAGAGTTATACATAAAAGGTGGCGCAGATGCTATTTCTATCCTAACTGATGAAAAATACTTTCAAGGTAGTACAGCAATTTTAAAAAGGCTAAGAAGACAAACAAATCTTCCCATTTTAAGAAAAGATTTCATAATCGATCCTATACAAATTTACCAGTCATTATTTCTAGGAGCCAACGTTATTTTACTCATAGCTTCAATACTATCAAAAAAAGAGATTTCTGATTTTCTTAGGATATCAAAAGATATAGGTTTAGAGACTATAGTCGAAATTCATAACCAACAAGAGCTAATAAAGGTTTTAGATACAGAAACTGAAATCTTGGGAATAAACAACAGGGATTTGAATGATTTTTCTGTTAATCTACGAAACACAGAAAAATTACTAGAAGAACTTGAAAAGTTAGATAAACGAAAGGATTTTTACGTGATTTCAGAAAGCGGGATTAAAGAAAAAAGTGATGTCGATTATCTTAGAAGTTTGGGAGTAGATGGGGTATTAATTGGAGAAGCTCTAATGAAAGAAAACGATCCTGTTTCAAAGATTGGGGAGTTTTTTCCAGAAAAAGGAGTAATTTACAGTGATTAG
- the trpD gene encoding anthranilate phosphoribosyltransferase yields MFNYYLQKVVKGENLGLDEMKQAMEMIMEGKVTHSQLSGFLVALHMKGETVEEITASAKVMKEKATSIYIESDELMDTCGTGGDAKGTFNISTAVAFILAAAGVTVAKHGNRSVSSKSGSADVLEALGVNISLPPSSVERCLKEINIAFLFAQDFHKATKHAAVPRKELGIRTIFNVLGPLTNPANVKYQLMGIFGPNLVYPIAEVLNNLGVKRAMVVHGAGGIDEFSLSGKNKVAFLNEGKIEKLEIYPEDLGLKKYSIQEIQGGSTEENRRIILNIFNGEMGPKRDVVVLNSAAGLYVAKKVNSLEEGITYAQEIIDSKKAMSKLEEMVEFTNFLSLQAKTS; encoded by the coding sequence ATGTTTAACTACTATCTTCAAAAAGTTGTAAAGGGAGAAAATCTCGGTCTAGACGAAATGAAACAAGCGATGGAGATGATTATGGAAGGTAAAGTAACTCACAGTCAACTTTCTGGTTTTTTAGTTGCTCTGCATATGAAAGGAGAAACGGTAGAAGAAATCACAGCAAGTGCGAAGGTTATGAAGGAAAAAGCAACATCAATTTATATTGAAAGCGATGAACTCATGGATACGTGTGGAACAGGTGGAGATGCTAAAGGAACCTTCAACATTTCAACCGCTGTAGCTTTTATCTTGGCAGCAGCTGGGGTAACTGTTGCGAAACACGGTAACAGATCTGTATCAAGTAAAAGTGGGAGTGCAGATGTTTTAGAAGCTCTTGGAGTCAATATATCTTTGCCTCCTTCTTCAGTTGAAAGATGTTTGAAAGAAATAAATATAGCCTTTCTTTTTGCTCAAGATTTTCATAAAGCTACTAAACACGCTGCTGTACCAAGAAAAGAATTAGGAATAAGAACCATTTTTAACGTATTAGGGCCTTTAACGAATCCTGCAAACGTAAAATATCAATTAATGGGTATATTCGGTCCAAACTTGGTTTATCCTATAGCAGAAGTTTTGAACAACCTGGGAGTTAAAAGGGCGATGGTTGTTCACGGAGCGGGGGGTATAGATGAATTTTCACTTTCAGGTAAGAATAAAGTGGCATTTTTAAATGAAGGGAAGATAGAAAAGTTAGAAATATACCCAGAAGATTTAGGGCTAAAAAAATACAGTATACAAGAGATCCAAGGTGGAAGCACAGAAGAAAATAGAAGAATAATATTAAACATATTTAACGGGGAAATGGGGCCAAAAAGGGACGTAGTAGTTTTAAATTCTGCAGCTGGATTATATGTGGCAAAAAAGGTCAACAGTTTAGAAGAAGGTATCACTTATGCACAAGAAATAATTGACAGCAAAAAAGCAATGTCAAAATTGGAAGAGATGGTAGAGTTTACTAACTTTCTATCTTTACAAGCGAAAACTTCCTAG
- a CDS encoding anthranilate synthase component II codes for MILLIDNYDSFTYNIYQTACEFDDVLVYRNDKLTLKDVEMLKPSHIIISPGPGVPKDAGISVEIIKYFKGVIPILGICLGHQCIAEAFNGKVVRAKEIFHGKTSKIYIKEKHDIFKGIDSPFEATRYHSLIVSNEMFPKELKIIASAQGGEIMALSHKTYQIYGVQFHPESILTTVGPKLIENFINIKVERGVSYV; via the coding sequence ATGATTCTTTTGATAGACAATTATGACTCATTCACTTACAACATTTATCAAACGGCATGTGAGTTCGATGATGTTTTAGTTTATAGAAACGACAAACTAACTTTAAAAGATGTCGAAATGCTCAAGCCTTCTCATATAATAATTTCTCCAGGACCAGGTGTTCCCAAAGATGCTGGGATTTCCGTCGAAATTATTAAGTATTTTAAGGGGGTTATTCCCATTCTTGGAATCTGTTTAGGTCATCAGTGCATTGCAGAGGCTTTCAATGGAAAGGTTGTCAGAGCAAAAGAGATATTCCACGGAAAAACTTCTAAGATATATATAAAAGAAAAGCACGATATATTTAAAGGTATAGATAGCCCCTTTGAAGCTACTAGATACCATTCACTTATCGTGTCAAACGAGATGTTCCCGAAAGAATTAAAAATAATTGCTTCTGCACAAGGCGGAGAAATCATGGCTTTAAGCCACAAAACTTACCAAATATATGGGGTACAGTTCCATCCTGAATCTATATTAACAACAGTGGGTCCAAAATTGATAGAGAATTTTATAAATATTAAAGTTGAAAGGGGTGTCAGCTATGTTTAA
- a CDS encoding anthranilate synthase component I family protein, with product MYTKKSVINQSILPIIEKISLENFDPTVIYKKIALNNPYSFILENLSINEKKYSLIGITPLKVVKLSYIVKNKTKLNFIEKGKTFFDESTDYISFLKEQLKSIQYERILNIPDLFASFVGYFSYEIISVWEDIYHNEMDKDLKHGDLPLSILVFPRISLILDQSEKVGYLVNVVDSGSEEDIEGRISLAKHENHQILKDLKKTPTQKKEEKNNDQVKLRIKHHTSKEEFIEKVEKTKNYINAGEAFQIVLSQRFSCKITQHPFEIYENLRRINPSPYMFYLNYPEATLIGSSPEMLVKVEGQRVITRPLAGTRKRGGTPKADEAIEKELLSDEKERAEHIMLVDLARNDLGRVCKEGSVKVTKFFGIEKYSHVMHIYSQVEGLKKDYLNSLDVLKSLFPAGTVSGAPKIRAIEIIDELEDEPREIYAGVVGYIDTKGNLDTSIAIRTMVCKENEVRIQAGAGIVSYSIGENEYYETVNKAMAMFKSLEKGDC from the coding sequence ATGTATACAAAAAAGTCTGTAATAAATCAATCAATTTTACCAATTATAGAAAAAATAAGCTTGGAAAATTTCGATCCAACGGTAATTTATAAAAAAATTGCTTTAAATAATCCATATTCTTTTATACTAGAAAATCTTTCAATCAACGAGAAAAAGTATTCCTTAATAGGAATCACTCCATTAAAAGTCGTGAAATTAAGTTATATAGTCAAGAATAAAACAAAACTTAATTTTATTGAAAAAGGCAAAACTTTTTTTGATGAAAGTACAGATTACATATCTTTTTTAAAGGAACAGTTGAAAAGTATTCAATATGAAAGGATTCTAAATATCCCAGATTTATTTGCGAGTTTCGTCGGATACTTCAGTTATGAGATTATTTCTGTTTGGGAAGATATATACCATAATGAAATGGATAAAGATCTCAAACATGGAGATTTACCACTATCTATCTTAGTATTTCCAAGAATCTCGTTGATATTAGATCAAAGTGAAAAAGTGGGGTATTTGGTAAATGTTGTTGATAGTGGATCAGAAGAAGATATAGAAGGTCGAATTTCTTTGGCAAAACATGAAAATCATCAGATATTAAAAGATTTGAAAAAAACTCCTACTCAAAAAAAAGAAGAAAAAAACAACGATCAAGTCAAATTGAGGATCAAACACCACACAAGTAAAGAAGAATTCATTGAAAAAGTAGAAAAAACAAAGAATTATATAAACGCCGGTGAGGCTTTTCAAATCGTCTTATCTCAAAGGTTTTCTTGCAAAATAACGCAACATCCTTTTGAAATATATGAAAATCTGAGAAGGATAAACCCTTCACCTTACATGTTTTATCTAAATTACCCAGAGGCGACCCTCATTGGCTCATCTCCAGAAATGCTCGTAAAAGTTGAAGGACAAAGAGTAATCACCAGGCCCCTTGCTGGTACAAGAAAAAGGGGGGGAACTCCTAAAGCAGATGAAGCCATAGAAAAAGAACTCTTAAGTGATGAGAAAGAAAGGGCAGAACACATAATGCTGGTTGATCTTGCAAGGAACGATTTAGGCAGGGTATGTAAAGAAGGAAGTGTTAAGGTGACAAAATTTTTTGGAATAGAAAAATACTCACATGTGATGCATATTTATTCTCAAGTTGAAGGTTTAAAAAAGGATTATTTAAACTCACTGGATGTTTTAAAATCTTTGTTCCCAGCGGGGACTGTATCAGGAGCACCAAAGATTAGGGCAATTGAAATAATTGATGAATTGGAAGACGAACCAAGAGAAATCTATGCCGGTGTAGTGGGATACATTGATACAAAAGGAAATTTAGATACAAGTATCGCAATCAGGACCATGGTGTGCAAAGAAAATGAAGTCAGGATACAAGCTGGTGCTGGGATAGTGTCTTATTCCATTGGCGAAAATGAGTATTATGAAACAGTCAATAAAGCAATGGCGATGTTTAAATCTTTAGAAAAGGGGGATTGCTGA
- a CDS encoding DegV family protein: protein MGRLKGEFASLLNIKLILAGTREGTITLLDKVRGSKNAIKKLVDKIGEVRNNLKDKVLGIAHCNVLERAEYIKKEAAKRYNFRDIIIVETAGISTVYANEGGVILAF from the coding sequence GTGGGGAGATTGAAAGGTGAATTTGCATCTTTATTGAATATAAAACTTATTCTGGCTGGTACTAGAGAAGGTACTATAACTTTATTAGATAAAGTACGAGGAAGTAAAAATGCCATTAAAAAGCTAGTTGATAAAATAGGAGAAGTAAGGAATAATTTGAAAGATAAAGTTTTAGGAATTGCTCACTGCAATGTTCTTGAGAGAGCTGAGTATATCAAAAAAGAAGCAGCTAAAAGATATAATTTTAGAGATATAATTATTGTGGAAACTGCAGGGATAAGCACAGTCTATGCTAATGAAGGCGGAGTTATACTTGCTTTTTAA
- a CDS encoding ROK family protein yields MLVVGIDLGGTEIKAGLVDEKKGIIKKISRPTEVEKGNDQVIANITKTVKVLTENTEFSAIGIGSPGSIDRKNGIVRFSPNFPNWRNFELVSLIKENINVDVFLENDANAFALGEWYFGKAKGLQDFIALTIGTGIGSGVVCNNIFLTGKDGLAPELGHVVVIPNGPQCGCGNRGCVEATSSAKYIALEARNLLDRYPDSLVLKLAGKKENIESKHVFQAYEKNDPLATVVCNFAIDALARAIGGYVHAFNPEKIIIGGGLSKAGDALFVPLREMTKKYVMSSFVDTYTIEQSSLVEDAGILGAASAAFYAEENPYSL; encoded by the coding sequence ATGTTAGTAGTAGGGATCGATTTGGGAGGCACTGAGATAAAAGCTGGATTAGTCGATGAAAAAAAAGGAATAATCAAAAAGATTTCTAGACCTACTGAGGTGGAAAAGGGAAATGACCAAGTAATAGCTAATATAACAAAAACGGTAAAAGTTTTAACGGAAAATACTGAATTTTCTGCAATAGGAATAGGTTCACCAGGTTCAATAGATAGAAAAAATGGAATTGTGAGATTTTCCCCAAACTTTCCAAATTGGCGAAATTTTGAATTGGTAAGCTTAATAAAAGAAAATATAAACGTTGACGTCTTTTTAGAAAACGATGCTAATGCCTTTGCACTGGGAGAATGGTATTTTGGAAAAGCAAAGGGTTTGCAGGATTTCATCGCTTTAACCATAGGAACAGGCATAGGTTCAGGTGTTGTTTGTAACAACATATTTTTAACGGGGAAAGATGGTCTTGCCCCAGAATTGGGTCATGTTGTGGTTATACCAAATGGTCCACAATGCGGATGTGGTAATAGAGGATGTGTTGAAGCTACTTCTTCTGCAAAATATATTGCACTAGAAGCTAGAAATCTGCTAGATAGATATCCGGATAGCCTTGTTTTAAAATTAGCGGGGAAAAAAGAAAACATTGAATCAAAACATGTTTTTCAAGCTTACGAAAAAAACGATCCTCTTGCTACTGTAGTTTGTAATTTTGCAATTGATGCACTTGCAAGGGCTATCGGAGGATATGTTCATGCCTTCAACCCCGAAAAAATTATAATAGGCGGGGGATTAAGCAAAGCTGGGGATGCTCTTTTTGTTCCATTAAGAGAGATGACAAAAAAATATGTTATGAGCAGTTTCGTCGACACTTATACCATAGAACAATCATCTTTAGTAGAAGATGCAGGTATTTTAGGAGCAGCATCTGCAGCCTTTTATGCCGAAGAAAACCCTTATAGTTTATAA
- the ispD gene encoding 2-C-methyl-D-erythritol 4-phosphate cytidylyltransferase — protein MVYAIIVAAGEGKRAGFKIPKQFVKLNNNTILRISAEKFQQSKLIDKFLVVSHRNYVDLTEKEVQTFSKFEKVVIGGSSRQESVYNALMYLDKKENKPDFICIHDAARPFVDTNKIDESIYKAKEVGGAVLAEMAENTVSQVNNGRILKTLERSQIYLHHTPQTFNFAKLLKAYQNVEKILSSFTDDASIFIHAGYETSIVEDHKNNIKLTKKEDFELARCFFELNP, from the coding sequence ATGGTTTACGCGATTATTGTAGCAGCTGGAGAAGGAAAAAGAGCGGGGTTTAAAATTCCAAAACAATTTGTAAAATTAAATAACAATACAATATTGAGAATCTCGGCTGAAAAATTTCAGCAGTCAAAATTAATAGATAAGTTTCTCGTGGTATCTCATAGAAACTACGTGGATTTAACAGAAAAAGAGGTTCAAACCTTTTCAAAATTTGAGAAAGTAGTAATTGGCGGAAGTAGCAGGCAGGAAAGTGTTTATAATGCACTAATGTATTTGGACAAAAAAGAGAATAAGCCAGATTTTATTTGCATTCATGATGCTGCGAGACCTTTCGTTGATACTAATAAAATAGACGAAAGCATCTACAAAGCAAAAGAAGTAGGTGGGGCTGTTTTGGCAGAAATGGCAGAAAACACCGTTTCTCAAGTCAATAACGGTCGGATTTTAAAAACTTTAGAAAGATCCCAGATTTATCTGCATCATACCCCTCAAACTTTCAATTTTGCTAAATTACTTAAAGCTTATCAAAATGTGGAAAAGATCTTATCTTCTTTCACAGATGACGCATCTATATTTATTCATGCTGGTTATGAAACATCGATTGTGGAAGATCACAAAAATAACATCAAACTAACAAAAAAAGAGGATTTTGAACTAGCTAGATGTTTTTTTGAATTGAATCCTTAA
- a CDS encoding amidohydrolase: protein MILSPYELRHKIHENPELSLEEYQTTKLLERTVKEAASFYNVDINVHRPLKTGLIVEYNGGSGDEYLLFRADIDALNIKEKTNVDFKSKNEYMHACGHDVHTAILYGFFINVIKNKVKKNIIFLFQPAEESKGGAQKVIESGILDKFNIKAAFALHVNDDFPLGTIASTRGTLFASALEFFVDFEGVSSHLAFPHQSKNALNALRIFLDVLDKLPKNPMEPFVIGVGKVSAGSAINILPGNSHVEGSIRGVNSENSLKYFEDMKNILSGIKTMTGVDYSLSKGSFYSEVVNDSLLYDKFIPKLSKTFNFIDCGLKMTGEDFGFISKKYPALMCWLGSSKGEHHGLHNPEFLPPDEVIDIGIKVFETFLD, encoded by the coding sequence ATGATCCTTTCACCGTACGAATTGAGACATAAAATACATGAGAATCCAGAATTATCTCTTGAAGAGTATCAAACTACAAAATTATTGGAAAGAACCGTAAAAGAAGCAGCTTCCTTTTACAATGTTGATATTAACGTGCATAGACCTCTAAAAACAGGGCTTATTGTTGAGTATAATGGTGGCAGTGGCGATGAGTACCTTCTTTTTAGGGCAGATATCGATGCTTTAAATATAAAAGAAAAGACCAACGTTGATTTCAAATCAAAAAACGAATACATGCACGCATGTGGTCATGACGTTCATACTGCTATCTTGTATGGCTTTTTTATCAACGTAATAAAAAATAAAGTAAAAAAAAATATAATATTTTTATTTCAACCTGCAGAAGAATCAAAGGGTGGAGCCCAAAAGGTCATCGAAAGTGGAATATTGGATAAATTCAATATAAAAGCGGCTTTCGCTCTACACGTCAACGATGACTTCCCCCTGGGGACCATCGCTTCAACGCGTGGTACGCTTTTTGCTTCAGCCCTTGAGTTCTTTGTGGATTTTGAAGGTGTTTCTTCACATCTTGCCTTTCCCCATCAATCTAAAAATGCATTAAACGCCCTTCGCATATTTTTAGATGTGCTGGATAAACTTCCAAAAAATCCCATGGAACCTTTTGTAATCGGCGTTGGTAAAGTAAGTGCAGGTAGCGCGATCAACATTCTACCAGGAAATTCCCATGTTGAAGGAAGTATCAGAGGTGTTAATTCCGAAAATAGCCTAAAATATTTCGAAGATATGAAAAATATATTGTCAGGGATAAAGACCATGACAGGGGTTGATTATTCGTTAAGCAAAGGGTCTTTCTATTCGGAAGTCGTTAACGATTCATTGCTATACGACAAATTTATTCCTAAACTCTCAAAAACATTTAATTTTATTGACTGTGGCCTAAAAATGACGGGTGAGGATTTTGGTTTTATATCAAAAAAATATCCTGCACTAATGTGTTGGTTAGGGAGTTCCAAAGGTGAACACCACGGTCTTCATAACCCTGAATTTTTGCCTCCCGATGAGGTAATAGATATTGGGATCAAGGTTTTTGAAACATTTTTAGATTAA